A single region of the Streptomyces sp. NBC_01803 genome encodes:
- the ung gene encoding uracil-DNA glycosylase codes for MLPDSWQDVLGEELDKPYFKELTEFVEEERARGPVYPPREEVFAALAATPFDRVKVLILGQDPYHGEGQGHGLCFSVRPGVRIPPSLRNVYKEMHAELGLPIPDNGYLMPWAEQGVLLLNAVLTVRAGEPTSHKGKGWERFTDAVIRAVAARPDPAVFVLWGSYARKKLPLIDTTRHAVVEGAHPSPLSAKKFLGSRPFTRINEAIAAQGHEPVDWRVPDLGR; via the coding sequence ATGCTGCCCGACTCCTGGCAAGACGTTCTCGGCGAGGAGCTGGACAAGCCCTATTTCAAGGAGCTCACCGAGTTCGTGGAGGAGGAGCGGGCCCGGGGCCCGGTCTATCCGCCGCGCGAGGAGGTGTTCGCCGCCCTGGCCGCCACCCCGTTCGACCGGGTCAAGGTGCTGATCCTCGGTCAGGACCCCTACCACGGTGAGGGCCAGGGCCACGGTCTGTGCTTCTCCGTGCGGCCCGGGGTGCGTATCCCGCCCTCGCTGCGGAATGTCTACAAGGAGATGCACGCCGAGCTGGGCCTCCCCATCCCGGACAACGGCTATCTGATGCCCTGGGCCGAGCAGGGCGTCCTGCTGCTGAACGCGGTGCTCACCGTCCGGGCGGGCGAGCCCACCTCGCACAAGGGGAAGGGCTGGGAGAGGTTCACGGACGCGGTCATCCGTGCCGTCGCCGCCCGCCCCGACCCGGCCGTCTTCGTCCTGTGGGGGAGCTATGCCCGCAAGAAGCTCCCGCTGATCGACACCACCCGGCACGCCGTGGTGGAGGGGGCGCACCCCTCACCGCTGTCGGCCAAGAAGTTCCTCGGGTCCCGGCCGTTCACCCGGATCAACGAGGCGATCGCCGCCCAGGGGCACGAGCCCGTCGACTGGCGCGTTCCCGATCTCGGCCGGTGA
- a CDS encoding undecaprenyl-diphosphate phosphatase → MSWFESLVLGLVQGLTEFLPISSSAHLRLTAVAFGWEDPGAAFTAVCQIGTEAAVIIYFRKDIARIISAWFRSLRDARVRSEPDARMGWLVIVGSIPIGVLGVTLKDSIEGPFRDLRLIAVNLIVLGIILGVADRLAARDATGGRHRAIRERKTLDQLSVRDGLMYGLCQAMALVPGVSRSGATITGGLFLGYRREAAARYSFLLAIPAVLASGLYELTEIGGEDTHVSWGPTILATVIAFFVGYAIIAWFMRFISTRSFMPFVWYRIAVGVVLLVLILAGTLDPKAGEDVDEGPISTSEA, encoded by the coding sequence ATGTCGTGGTTCGAATCACTCGTTCTCGGGCTCGTCCAGGGGCTGACGGAGTTCCTGCCGATCTCCTCCAGCGCGCACCTGCGGCTGACGGCCGTCGCGTTCGGCTGGGAGGACCCCGGCGCCGCGTTCACCGCGGTCTGCCAGATCGGCACCGAGGCCGCCGTCATCATCTATTTCCGCAAGGACATCGCGCGGATCATCTCGGCCTGGTTCCGGTCGCTGCGGGACGCGCGGGTCCGGTCGGAGCCGGACGCGCGGATGGGCTGGCTGGTGATCGTCGGCTCGATCCCGATCGGCGTGCTCGGCGTGACGCTGAAGGACTCGATCGAGGGCCCGTTCCGCGACCTGCGGCTGATCGCCGTCAACCTGATCGTCCTCGGCATCATCCTCGGCGTCGCCGACCGCCTGGCGGCCAGGGACGCGACCGGCGGCCGGCACCGGGCGATCCGGGAGCGCAAGACACTGGACCAGCTGAGCGTGCGGGACGGCCTGATGTACGGGCTGTGCCAGGCGATGGCCCTGGTCCCGGGCGTCTCCCGCTCGGGCGCCACGATCACCGGCGGCCTGTTCCTGGGCTACCGCAGGGAGGCGGCGGCGCGGTACTCGTTCCTGCTGGCCATCCCGGCGGTGCTGGCCTCGGGCCTGTACGAGCTGACGGAGATCGGCGGCGAGGACACCCATGTCTCGTGGGGCCCGACGATCCTCGCCACGGTGATCGCGTTCTTCGTCGGCTACGCGATCATCGCGTGGTTCATGAGGTTCATCTCGACCCGCAGCTTCATGCCGTTCGTCTGGTACCGGATCGCGGTCGGTGTGGTGCTCCTGGTCCTGATCCTCGCCGGAACCCTCGACCCGAAGGCCGGCGAGGACGTGGACGAGGGGCCGATCAGCACGTCCGAGGCGTGA
- a CDS encoding VOC family protein: MEQRISLITLGVSDVARARAFYEALGWRGQEVEETVFFQAGGLALVLWGREKLARDCGLGDRGEAGFGGIALAYNVRSAAEVDDLLATAERVGGTVTKPAVTNSLGFYSGVFVDPDGHPWEVAHNPGFALAEDGSITIPDFSDL, translated from the coding sequence ATGGAACAGCGCATCAGTCTGATCACTCTGGGAGTCTCCGATGTGGCTCGTGCCAGGGCCTTCTACGAGGCCCTGGGCTGGCGGGGCCAAGAGGTCGAGGAGACCGTCTTCTTCCAGGCGGGCGGACTGGCCCTGGTCCTGTGGGGCCGCGAGAAGCTCGCCCGGGACTGCGGCCTGGGGGACCGGGGCGAGGCCGGCTTCGGCGGGATCGCCCTCGCGTACAACGTGCGGTCGGCGGCGGAGGTCGACGATCTGCTCGCGACCGCGGAGCGGGTCGGAGGGACCGTCACCAAGCCCGCGGTCACCAACTCCCTGGGCTTCTACTCCGGCGTCTTCGTCGATCCGGACGGCCACCCCTGGGAGGTCGCGCACAACCCGGGGTTCGCCCTCGCCGAGGACGGCTCGATCACCATCCCCGACTTCAGCGACCTCTGA
- a CDS encoding spermidine synthase, with translation MNEPIPVTRTTDLGTARLLPDLDRPRAWLLTVDGAPQSYLDLDDPTHLEFEYVRMLAHALDTAAPPGRPLDVLHLGGGALTLPRYAAATRPGSGQRVVEADRGLAELIAERCPLPGGARIAVEIADARAALTATAPASADIVVGDVFGGALIPAHLTTLGYARDIRRVLRPDGIYAANLADAVPFAFLRSQLATFGAVFGQMCLLAEPAVLRGRRFGNTVLVASGAPLPLAELARRAAADVFPARAVHGEALARLVGGAVPVPDGAAVPSPRPPSGTFTVA, from the coding sequence GTGAACGAGCCCATTCCGGTGACGAGGACGACCGATCTGGGGACCGCGCGCCTCCTTCCCGATCTCGACCGCCCACGGGCCTGGCTGCTCACCGTCGATGGCGCGCCGCAGTCGTATCTGGACCTGGACGATCCGACCCATCTGGAGTTCGAGTACGTCCGGATGCTCGCCCACGCGCTGGACACCGCCGCGCCGCCCGGCAGGCCGCTGGACGTGCTGCACCTGGGCGGCGGCGCGCTGACGCTGCCGCGCTACGCCGCCGCGACCCGGCCGGGGTCCGGGCAGCGGGTGGTCGAGGCCGACCGGGGGCTGGCCGAGCTGATCGCCGAGCGGTGCCCGCTGCCCGGCGGCGCGCGGATCGCCGTCGAGATAGCGGACGCCCGCGCCGCGCTCACCGCCACCGCGCCCGCCTCGGCGGACATCGTCGTCGGGGACGTCTTCGGCGGCGCCCTGATCCCCGCGCACCTGACCACGCTCGGCTACGCCCGGGACATCCGCAGGGTGCTGCGGCCGGACGGGATCTACGCGGCGAACCTGGCCGACGCCGTCCCGTTCGCCTTCCTGCGCTCCCAGCTCGCCACCTTCGGCGCGGTTTTCGGCCAGATGTGCCTGCTCGCCGAGCCGGCCGTACTGCGCGGCCGGCGCTTCGGCAACACGGTGCTGGTCGCCTCGGGCGCCCCGCTGCCGCTCGCCGAGCTGGCCCGGCGGGCAGCCGCCGACGTGTTCCCCGCGCGGGCCGTGCACGGTGAGGCGCTGGCCCGGCTGGTGGGGGGCGCCGTTCCGGTGCCGGACGGCGCGGCCGTCCCGTCGCCGCGCCCGCCGTCCGGCACGTTCACCGTGGCCTGA
- a CDS encoding Gfo/Idh/MocA family protein, with product MKVGVIGLGDIAHKAYLPVLTAQPGVTPHLHTRGRATLDRAGETYRVPPEHRHADLDSLLAAGLDAAFVHAPTAVHPELVTRLLTAGIPTYVDKPLAYTLGEARDVVELAERREVSLAVGFNRRHAPAYAHLLEHPRDLILMQKHRRGLPEDPRLTVFDDFVHVVDTLRFLVPAEVDRVSVRTRIRRGLLHHVVLEMSGDGFTAIGVMNRVSGSTEEIVEVSGQDTKRQVRDLAEIIDHRGQPSVRRRGDWVPVARQRGIEQAALAFLDAVRAGRRLSARDALRTHELCERIVLAALDEH from the coding sequence GTGAAGGTCGGAGTGATCGGGCTCGGGGACATCGCCCACAAGGCATACCTGCCCGTCCTCACCGCCCAGCCCGGGGTGACGCCCCATCTGCACACCCGTGGCCGCGCCACCCTCGACCGGGCCGGCGAGACCTACCGGGTCCCCCCGGAGCACCGCCACGCCGACCTCGACTCGCTCCTCGCCGCCGGCCTCGACGCGGCCTTCGTGCACGCTCCCACCGCCGTCCACCCCGAGCTCGTCACCCGGCTGCTGACGGCCGGCATACCGACGTATGTCGACAAGCCGCTCGCGTACACCCTCGGCGAGGCGCGGGACGTGGTGGAGCTGGCCGAGAGGCGCGAGGTGAGCCTGGCGGTGGGCTTCAACCGCCGCCACGCGCCCGCCTACGCGCACCTGCTGGAGCATCCGCGCGACCTGATCCTGATGCAGAAGCACCGCAGGGGCCTGCCCGAGGACCCCCGGCTGACGGTCTTCGACGACTTCGTGCACGTGGTGGACACCCTCCGCTTCCTCGTGCCGGCGGAGGTGGACCGGGTCAGCGTCAGGACCCGGATCCGCCGGGGGCTGCTGCACCACGTGGTGCTGGAGATGTCGGGCGACGGGTTCACCGCCATCGGCGTGATGAACCGCGTGTCGGGCTCGACGGAGGAGATCGTGGAGGTCTCCGGCCAGGACACCAAGCGGCAGGTCCGCGACCTGGCGGAGATCATCGACCACCGGGGCCAGCCCAGCGTCCGCCGCCGGGGCGACTGGGTCCCGGTCGCCCGCCAGCGCGGCATCGAACAGGCGGCGCTCGCCTTCCTGGACGCGGTCCGGGCCGGCCGCCGCCTGAGCGCGCGGGACGCGCTGCGGACGCATGAGCTGTGCGAGCGGATCGTGTTGGCGGCGCTGGACGAGCACTGA